A window from Megalobrama amblycephala isolate DHTTF-2021 linkage group LG9, ASM1881202v1, whole genome shotgun sequence encodes these proteins:
- the efna1a gene encoding ephrin-A1a isoform X1 produces the protein MDLVWLLYLSASICALLVSAERHTVFWNSTNPKFRKNNYAVEVRLNDYLDIVCPHYPLGEVPSQDAERYVLYMVEREDYDTCRPQSYDQMRWECGHPFAPHAPEKFSEKFQRFTPFTLGKEFRQGESYYYISKPLHHHGEECLRLRVDVVANDGSQEARVGTGSGTKVVTGGAHTPSNRLPADDPVVALPEVQKSTRTNSAISGASWTVLTTLLPLLLLLVLQ, from the exons ATGGATCTGGTGTGGCTTTTATACCTCTCAGCGAGTATCTGCGCTTTGCTCGTCTCTGCTGAGAGACACACTGTTTTCTGGAATAGTACCAACCCTAA GTTCCGAAAGAACAACTATGCGGTTGAGGTACGCCTGAATGACTACCTAGACATCGTGTGCCCTCACTACCCACTGGGCGAAGTGCCATCACAGGACGCCGAGCGCTACGTGCTCTACATGGTGGAACGTGAAGACTATGACACTTGCCGCCCACAATCTTACGACCAGATGCGCTGGGAATGCGGCCACCCTTTCGCCCCGCACGCACCCGAAAAGTTCTCCGAGAAGTTCCAGCGCTTCACTCCATTCACTCTGGGAAAAGAGTTCCGACAGGGCGAGAGCTACTACTACATCT CCAAACCACTGCACCACCACGGAGAGGAGTGTCTGAGACTCAGAGTAGACGTAGTTGCCAATGATG GCTCTCAAGAAGCCAGGGTTGGCACAGGAAGTGGAACTAAAGTGGTCACAGGGGGTGCTCACACACCCTCTAATCGGTTACCAGCAG ATGATCCTGTTGTGGCTCTTCCTGAAGTACAGAAAAGCACAAGGACAAACTCCGCCATTTCAGGAGCATCCTGGACTGTTCTCACAACCTTACTCCCACTTTTATTATTGTTGGTCTTACAGTGA
- the efna1a gene encoding ephrin-A1a isoform X2 — protein sequence MQALERFRKNNYAVEVRLNDYLDIVCPHYPLGEVPSQDAERYVLYMVEREDYDTCRPQSYDQMRWECGHPFAPHAPEKFSEKFQRFTPFTLGKEFRQGESYYYISKPLHHHGEECLRLRVDVVANDGSQEARVGTGSGTKVVTGGAHTPSNRLPADDPVVALPEVQKSTRTNSAISGASWTVLTTLLPLLLLLVLQ from the exons ATGCAGGCCCTTGAGAG GTTCCGAAAGAACAACTATGCGGTTGAGGTACGCCTGAATGACTACCTAGACATCGTGTGCCCTCACTACCCACTGGGCGAAGTGCCATCACAGGACGCCGAGCGCTACGTGCTCTACATGGTGGAACGTGAAGACTATGACACTTGCCGCCCACAATCTTACGACCAGATGCGCTGGGAATGCGGCCACCCTTTCGCCCCGCACGCACCCGAAAAGTTCTCCGAGAAGTTCCAGCGCTTCACTCCATTCACTCTGGGAAAAGAGTTCCGACAGGGCGAGAGCTACTACTACATCT CCAAACCACTGCACCACCACGGAGAGGAGTGTCTGAGACTCAGAGTAGACGTAGTTGCCAATGATG GCTCTCAAGAAGCCAGGGTTGGCACAGGAAGTGGAACTAAAGTGGTCACAGGGGGTGCTCACACACCCTCTAATCGGTTACCAGCAG ATGATCCTGTTGTGGCTCTTCCTGAAGTACAGAAAAGCACAAGGACAAACTCCGCCATTTCAGGAGCATCCTGGACTGTTCTCACAACCTTACTCCCACTTTTATTATTGTTGGTCTTACAGTGA